A DNA window from Daucus carota subsp. sativus chromosome 3, DH1 v3.0, whole genome shotgun sequence contains the following coding sequences:
- the LOC108213954 gene encoding probable leucine-rich repeat receptor-like protein kinase At1g35710 has translation MAYSAKPSHLLLFVFFLSSLESILTTREGEALVKWKNSLAPSSFLDSWSLTNLDNLCNWTGITCNSAGSVSEINLCEKQLDGMLSEFGFTSFPNLKNLTLADNFFSGPIPPAIENLTQLQYLDLSMNSLNGPIPFQVSHLQSLLILNLSQNALQAPNWSHFSPMPVLRFLKLSRNPLVSKFPNFISNSHSLTYLNLSHNKFSGDLVRESVFIPICIILKSSVFHRRVV, from the coding sequence ATGGCATACTCTGCAAAGCCTTCTCACCTTcttctctttgttttctttctctCATCACTTGAATCCATTCTAACAACACGAGAGGGAGAAGCTCTTGTGAAGTGGAAGAATAGCCTAGCCCCGTCTTCTTTTCTCGACTCTTGGTCACTCACCAATCTCGATAATCTTTGTAACTGGACTGGCATTACTTGTAACTCTGCAGGTTCAGTTTCTGAGATTAACCTCTGTGAGAAACAACTTGATGGAATGCTGTCCGAGTTCGGTTTCACTTCATTTCCAAATCTCAAGAATCTCACCCTGGCAGACAACTTCTTCTCGGGTCCAATACCACCAGCCATTGAGAATTTAACACAGCTTCAATATCTTGATTTAAGCATGAATAGTCTTAATGGTCCCATTCCGTTCCAGGTTAGCCATCTTCAGAGTTTGCTCATATTAAACCTGTCACAGAATGCATTGCAAGCTCCAAATTGGTCCCATTTCTCTCCCATGCCTGTTTTGCGCTTCCTCAAGCTCAGTAGAAATCCTCTTGTGTCGAAATTCCCAAATTTTATATCCAATTCTCATAGCCTGACTTATCTCAACCTTTCACATAACAAGTTTAGTGGTGATCTTGTACGTGAATCAGTATTTATACCAATCTGCATCATCTTGAAGTCCTCAGTTTTTCACCGAAGAGTTGTGTGA